In Halobacillus amylolyticus, the following proteins share a genomic window:
- a CDS encoding DUF3397 domain-containing protein, whose protein sequence is MTDVFIYIVASLVTVPVLFLFISYFFAMKWHRLKKKAVRQSTQSTVPFLVLAIHILLLVLFEENFLSWILIFLLVILSLSIVIQYKIYEEIQLRRAFKGFLRISFLLLMMVYMGLTVYGLVDRLFL, encoded by the coding sequence ATGACAGACGTATTCATTTATATTGTTGCCTCGTTAGTTACTGTACCAGTATTGTTCTTATTTATTAGTTATTTTTTTGCAATGAAATGGCATCGCTTAAAGAAAAAGGCAGTCCGGCAAAGCACACAATCTACTGTGCCATTTTTAGTTTTAGCTATTCATATTTTGTTACTCGTTTTATTTGAGGAGAACTTTTTATCATGGATTTTAATCTTTTTACTGGTCATTTTAAGCCTATCTATCGTTATCCAATATAAAATCTATGAAGAAATCCAACTTAGGCGGGCATTCAAAGGCTTTCTGAGGATTAGTTTTCTGCTGCTTATGATGGTGTATATGGGGCTGACAGTATACGGATTAGTGGATAGGCTGTTCCTATGA
- a CDS encoding RsfA family transcriptional regulator — MDAPRQDAWKDEEDVLLARTVLRHIQDGKTQLEAFQEVAEQLKRTPAACGFRWNATVRKSYQKDIREAKQNRKSRSVLAQASLQKDTPISLDDAISFLKEMKTNQYSTQDHEQLQSQLHKLNEDNVKLKDQLKQLEEAWNEMDKLVTFVKRNRHQTYT; from the coding sequence ATGGACGCCCCAAGACAAGATGCCTGGAAGGACGAGGAAGATGTACTTCTAGCTAGGACCGTGCTGCGCCATATTCAGGATGGAAAAACACAGCTAGAAGCTTTTCAAGAAGTCGCTGAGCAGCTTAAACGTACACCAGCAGCATGTGGGTTTCGGTGGAATGCCACAGTTAGAAAGAGCTATCAGAAAGATATCCGTGAGGCGAAGCAGAATAGAAAGTCGAGATCTGTGCTGGCGCAAGCCTCATTACAAAAAGATACTCCTATCTCACTTGATGATGCGATTTCTTTTCTAAAGGAGATGAAAACGAACCAGTACTCGACACAAGATCACGAGCAGTTGCAAAGTCAGTTGCACAAGCTCAATGAAGATAATGTAAAGTTAAAAGATCAATTAAAGCAGCTTGAGGAAGCATGGAATGAGATGGATAAGTTAGTAACCTTTGTAAAGAGGAATCGCCATCAAACATACACATAA
- a CDS encoding N-acetyltransferase, with protein sequence MMTKTSVQPLLVNYKTLEEFKRFKEYGNQELTMLEDLESNIVENDSESPFFGVYFGNALVARMSLYRVQAKYDNYFLPPQDYLELWKLEVLPDHRNQGYGKALVDFAKSFNLPIKTNPRIKSHSFWEKMSFQKAHYDVGRDLGENPLIWLPSGVEEREV encoded by the coding sequence ATGATGACGAAAACAAGTGTTCAGCCATTATTAGTTAATTATAAAACATTGGAAGAATTTAAGCGTTTCAAGGAATATGGCAATCAAGAGTTAACGATGCTCGAAGATTTAGAGAGCAACATAGTGGAGAATGACAGTGAGTCACCTTTTTTTGGCGTCTATTTTGGGAACGCTTTAGTGGCCCGAATGAGCCTATACCGTGTTCAGGCTAAATATGACAATTACTTCCTCCCTCCTCAAGACTATTTAGAACTTTGGAAATTGGAAGTGCTTCCAGACCACCGTAACCAAGGCTACGGAAAAGCATTGGTAGACTTTGCGAAAAGTTTTAACTTGCCTATAAAGACAAATCCAAGAATTAAATCCCATTCGTTCTGGGAGAAGATGAGCTTCCAAAAGGCTCACTATGATGTCGGGCGCGATCTTGGCGAGAACCCTCTGATTTGGTTGCCGTCAGGTGTTGAAGAAAGGGAAGTCTAA
- the ftsL gene encoding cell division protein FtsL: MSTERVRDLQQPVQEPQKKQQSKVKVHKKQWISTGEKFLYTVFTGAVMAASIFMVNFTSSTDTLNRNIQELEQQVQQQQSHNETLAYQVKELSNPDRILEIAKEHGLDIQNAKVKQAGFLEN, encoded by the coding sequence ATGAGCACAGAGAGAGTACGAGATTTACAGCAACCTGTTCAAGAACCACAAAAGAAACAACAATCCAAAGTAAAAGTACACAAAAAACAATGGATTAGTACAGGAGAGAAATTTTTATACACCGTCTTTACTGGCGCCGTTATGGCAGCTTCGATCTTTATGGTGAATTTCACTTCATCGACAGACACCCTTAATAGGAACATTCAAGAGCTTGAACAGCAAGTACAGCAACAACAATCCCATAATGAAACACTCGCCTATCAGGTGAAAGAATTAAGTAACCCTGATCGCATATTAGAGATTGCCAAAGAACATGGCTTAGACATTCAAAATGCAAAAGTGAAGCAGGCTGGCTTTCTAGAAAACTAA
- a CDS encoding 2-dehydropantoate 2-reductase: protein MNVGIIGGGAIGLLIAAHLDEEHEVSLYVRREEQRNKLVENGISCSSLPNKATPAIHLFTEQKEEHDLVIITVKQHHVSTVIDHLKSEAPLLFLQNGMTHLDTLQRIPNPCLVGVVEHGAIKDNDSTIRHTGRGHIQLATHHGIKSVSDWAEQLSTEKFPLASKDDYYTMLAKKLVANTVINPLTALFQVKNKMIIENPSIHLLAKKICMEACQALDLSFPEEWEHVISVAANTGDNQSSMLRDIMAGRETEVDAICGFVSLLPNTESPHHEFVTEAIHALESQYHKGETL from the coding sequence ATGAATGTGGGGATCATTGGCGGCGGAGCTATTGGTTTGCTCATCGCAGCACACTTAGATGAAGAGCATGAAGTATCACTTTATGTGCGAAGGGAAGAGCAACGAAATAAATTGGTGGAGAATGGTATAAGTTGCAGTTCGTTACCAAACAAAGCCACACCAGCTATTCACTTATTTACTGAACAAAAAGAAGAACATGATTTAGTTATCATTACTGTAAAACAGCACCATGTCAGTACAGTTATTGACCATTTAAAGTCAGAAGCTCCGTTGCTTTTCCTGCAAAATGGAATGACCCACTTGGATACTTTACAGAGAATTCCAAACCCCTGTTTAGTAGGAGTAGTGGAGCATGGTGCTATCAAGGATAATGACTCAACGATCCGTCACACAGGCAGAGGTCACATACAGCTGGCCACACATCACGGTATTAAAAGCGTCTCGGACTGGGCCGAACAGTTATCTACTGAGAAATTTCCCTTGGCCTCGAAAGACGATTACTACACAATGCTTGCTAAAAAGTTAGTCGCGAACACTGTGATCAACCCTCTAACTGCGCTTTTTCAAGTGAAAAATAAAATGATCATTGAGAACCCCTCTATTCATTTATTAGCAAAAAAAATTTGTATGGAAGCATGTCAAGCTCTTGATTTATCCTTCCCCGAAGAGTGGGAGCATGTGATTTCGGTTGCTGCGAATACAGGGGATAATCAATCATCCATGCTTAGGGATATTATGGCAGGAAGAGAGACAGAGGTGGACGCTATTTGCGGTTTTGTCTCCCTGCTGCCAAATACAGAATCCCCCCATCATGAGTTTGTTACGGAGGCGATCCATGCACTAGAATCTCAATATCATAAGGGAGAAACTTTATGA
- a CDS encoding penicillin-binding protein yields MKSPNTHKGAALLIILFSIMFLIIAGRFLYIETTAEVEGVNLQEWAENTRTTSYQLDANRGKIYDKNGMVLAYDRPTYRLHAIVDPSFTTNEADPKHVDDIEETASKLAPLIDMNEAEMAETMKEAKEDGRFQIEFGNKGRDLSQAKMKEIKELELSGIGFDQESKRYYPNGKFASHIIGFARTEDGHINGVTGVEKQMEEYLEGEKGKISYKRDKYGTKLLDPEEILKPPDDGENVHLTLDQKIQTFLEDAMSSVEEQYKPKKIMAAVMDPDTGEILAMSNRPSYNPNDIGDVENWYNDVISNPFEPGSTMKMFTWAAAIEEGVYNGKDKFKSGSYKVGEDYPPIYDHKPEGWGKITFNEGFRRSSNVAASILAMEKLGPDKFREYLSAFRLDQKTGIDLPGEASGKILYDYPIEKVTTSFGQGTTTTPIQLMTAATSIANGGKIMKPYVLSKITGSDSDKAVKVSEPEVLGKPISEHTAKKMRDLLGSVVTGEDGTGAPYKLGDYSVAGKTGTAQIPGPDGAYLTGRENYTFSFLGMAPKEDPELLMYVAVQQPELEPTEAGSAPVSYIFNTVMENSLHYLDINPDKSNDQQVDADQLKDVTDMKTKEAVDTLKKTYDHVSVVGNGGKVTATLPNAGTSILSGQRVIVVTDQPKMPDITGWALRDVQRLAEHFNLKMETMGSGYVVKQSIAKGSKLKDDGYLVVELSPPQ; encoded by the coding sequence ATGAAAAGTCCAAATACGCATAAAGGTGCCGCTTTGTTGATCATCCTATTTTCGATCATGTTCCTTATCATTGCTGGACGCTTCCTTTACATTGAAACAACAGCTGAAGTTGAAGGGGTTAATCTACAAGAATGGGCCGAAAACACTCGGACAACCTCTTATCAGTTAGACGCAAATCGCGGGAAAATCTATGATAAAAACGGCATGGTTTTAGCTTATGATCGCCCAACCTACCGACTGCATGCAATTGTTGATCCCTCATTCACAACCAACGAAGCGGATCCAAAACACGTTGATGATATAGAAGAAACGGCATCTAAACTGGCCCCATTGATAGATATGAACGAAGCTGAGATGGCAGAAACTATGAAAGAGGCTAAGGAAGACGGAAGGTTCCAAATAGAGTTTGGCAACAAAGGACGCGATTTATCACAAGCCAAAATGAAGGAAATAAAGGAACTCGAACTAAGCGGGATAGGATTTGATCAAGAATCTAAGCGGTATTATCCTAACGGGAAATTCGCCTCCCATATTATCGGATTTGCCCGTACAGAAGACGGTCATATTAATGGTGTAACAGGCGTTGAAAAACAAATGGAAGAGTATTTAGAAGGTGAAAAAGGCAAAATTTCATATAAACGTGATAAATATGGAACAAAACTTTTAGATCCTGAGGAAATTTTAAAGCCGCCGGATGACGGAGAAAACGTTCATTTAACGCTTGACCAGAAAATTCAAACTTTCTTAGAGGATGCCATGTCATCTGTTGAAGAACAATACAAACCTAAGAAGATCATGGCTGCAGTAATGGACCCGGATACTGGCGAGATACTCGCCATGAGTAATCGTCCAAGCTATAACCCTAATGATATTGGTGATGTTGAGAATTGGTACAATGATGTGATATCGAACCCATTTGAACCAGGCTCAACAATGAAAATGTTCACGTGGGCGGCTGCGATTGAAGAGGGTGTCTATAATGGAAAGGATAAATTTAAATCAGGCTCCTATAAAGTAGGTGAAGATTACCCGCCGATCTATGACCATAAGCCTGAAGGATGGGGCAAAATTACTTTTAATGAAGGGTTCAGACGTTCATCCAACGTTGCTGCCTCCATCTTGGCAATGGAGAAATTAGGCCCTGATAAGTTTAGAGAGTATTTATCAGCTTTCCGTTTGGATCAGAAAACAGGTATTGATCTTCCTGGAGAAGCATCCGGTAAGATTCTATACGATTATCCAATTGAAAAGGTCACCACCTCTTTTGGGCAAGGTACAACAACAACTCCTATACAGTTAATGACAGCAGCTACGTCTATCGCGAATGGCGGCAAGATCATGAAACCGTATGTGTTGTCAAAAATTACCGGAAGTGACTCAGATAAGGCGGTAAAAGTCAGTGAGCCTGAGGTCTTGGGTAAGCCTATCTCAGAGCACACAGCCAAGAAAATGAGAGATTTACTGGGCAGTGTCGTCACGGGTGAAGATGGGACAGGGGCTCCGTATAAGCTGGGGGACTATTCTGTAGCAGGTAAAACAGGGACGGCGCAAATTCCTGGACCTGACGGCGCCTACTTGACTGGAAGAGAAAACTATACCTTTTCATTCTTAGGGATGGCACCTAAAGAGGACCCAGAACTTCTGATGTATGTGGCTGTGCAGCAGCCAGAGCTTGAACCTACGGAGGCTGGTTCAGCGCCAGTATCTTATATCTTTAATACAGTCATGGAGAACAGCCTGCATTATCTGGATATCAATCCAGATAAGAGTAATGACCAACAGGTTGATGCAGATCAGTTGAAAGACGTGACTGACATGAAAACAAAAGAGGCAGTTGATACTTTGAAAAAAACTTATGACCATGTATCAGTAGTTGGAAATGGTGGAAAAGTGACAGCCACCCTGCCGAATGCAGGTACCTCCATCTTAAGTGGTCAACGAGTCATCGTCGTCACGGATCAGCCGAAGATGCCGGATATTACTGGCTGGGCGCTGCGTGATGTTCAACGCCTTGCTGAACATTTTAATTTGAAGATGGAAACAATGGGAAGTGGATATGTCGTTAAGCAAAGTATAGCCAAAGGTTCGAAATTAAAAGATGATGGTTACCTTGTGGTAGAACTTTCGCCACCACAGTAA
- a CDS encoding nucleotidyltransferase yields MKSCGVIVEYNPFHNGHAYHIEQSRETAQADCMVAVMSGNFLQRGEPAIIDKWQRTRAALQSGVDLVLELPYLFAVQHSDYFSRGAVQTLSNAGVDAICFGSENGAITPFIKAHETLTAHGEVFNNNLRKHLDEGLSYPEAARFAYEDIGIASIDLGQPNNILGYSYIKQILDHHRHVTPFTIERTGSQYHDQHMDGSIASATSIRKELLAHGEMTEKALDAIPLPTLDGLNEYYQKNKVWHHWEHYFSLLQYKILTTPAEQLQLIHGVDEGLEHRFKNAIKKATSFHQLIENVKTKRYTWTRLQRTCVHILTGLTKEEARHWLHEGTAYVRVLGMNKTGQSYLNVQKKRMNVPLLTQPQQWSHPVLDMEERSVAAYYSALPAQQRVECMSKEYGSPVRI; encoded by the coding sequence ATGAAATCTTGTGGAGTTATTGTAGAGTATAATCCCTTCCATAATGGTCATGCCTATCATATCGAGCAAAGCAGGGAAACGGCCCAGGCAGACTGTATGGTTGCTGTAATGAGTGGGAATTTCCTACAAAGAGGGGAACCCGCCATTATTGATAAATGGCAGAGGACACGAGCTGCTCTTCAATCAGGAGTGGACTTAGTCTTGGAACTTCCTTATTTATTCGCCGTCCAACATAGCGATTACTTTAGTCGAGGTGCTGTACAAACCTTATCTAATGCTGGGGTTGACGCGATATGTTTCGGAAGTGAAAATGGCGCGATTACACCATTTATAAAAGCTCACGAAACGCTCACAGCTCATGGTGAGGTGTTTAATAACAACTTGCGCAAACATTTGGATGAAGGTCTTTCGTATCCTGAAGCGGCTCGATTTGCTTACGAGGATATTGGAATTGCCTCTATTGATCTTGGACAACCAAATAATATTCTTGGGTATAGCTACATAAAACAAATCCTTGATCATCATAGGCATGTCACACCATTCACCATTGAAAGAACGGGGAGTCAATACCACGACCAACATATGGACGGCTCAATCGCAAGTGCCACAAGTATTCGTAAAGAACTGCTTGCCCACGGCGAAATGACCGAGAAAGCTCTTGATGCCATTCCTTTACCTACATTAGATGGCCTAAACGAATATTATCAAAAAAATAAGGTCTGGCATCACTGGGAACATTACTTTTCTTTATTGCAGTACAAGATCTTGACAACACCGGCTGAACAATTACAGCTTATTCATGGTGTGGATGAAGGGTTAGAACATCGTTTTAAGAACGCCATTAAAAAAGCAACGAGTTTTCACCAGTTAATCGAAAACGTTAAAACCAAAAGATACACATGGACACGTTTACAGCGTACATGTGTTCATATTCTAACTGGGCTTACTAAAGAAGAGGCACGGCATTGGTTACATGAAGGGACTGCCTATGTCCGTGTGCTTGGTATGAACAAAACCGGACAAAGCTATTTGAATGTACAAAAAAAGCGGATGAATGTTCCATTGCTTACACAGCCCCAGCAATGGTCTCATCCTGTTCTCGACATGGAAGAAAGATCCGTAGCAGCCTACTATAGTGCCCTCCCTGCTCAACAAAGGGTGGAATGTATGTCAAAGGAGTATGGCTCACCCGTACGTATATAA
- the mraZ gene encoding division/cell wall cluster transcriptional repressor MraZ, with protein MFMGEFQHNIDTKGRIIVPSKFREELQDGFVLTRGLDQCLFAYPMNEWKLLEEKLKKLPLTKKDARAFTRFFLSGAVECEVDKQGRINIPPPLRKHAMLDKECVVIGVSNRIEFWSKDQWETYFEASEESFSEIAENMLDFDIDI; from the coding sequence ATGTTCATGGGGGAATTTCAACATAACATTGATACGAAAGGGCGGATTATCGTACCTTCTAAATTTCGTGAAGAACTTCAAGATGGCTTTGTGCTGACAAGAGGTTTGGACCAATGTTTATTTGCCTACCCTATGAATGAGTGGAAGCTGCTTGAAGAAAAGCTTAAGAAGCTTCCTTTAACAAAAAAAGATGCCCGGGCCTTCACCCGATTCTTCTTATCTGGTGCTGTGGAATGTGAAGTGGACAAGCAAGGAAGAATTAATATTCCGCCACCGCTTAGGAAGCATGCCATGCTGGATAAAGAATGTGTGGTTATCGGTGTATCCAACCGAATTGAATTTTGGAGTAAAGATCAGTGGGAAACATACTTCGAAGCATCAGAAGAATCTTTCTCAGAGATTGCGGAAAATATGTTGGATTTTGATATTGATATTTGA
- the rsmH gene encoding 16S rRNA (cytosine(1402)-N(4))-methyltransferase RsmH gives MFEHYSVLKEETIKGLHIQPNGVYVDCTLGGGGHAEEIASRLNEEGQLIAFDQDEHALEAARTRLDSYKDRITFVHANFRQLEEKLAELGLEQVDGILYDLGVSSPQLDVAERGFSYHNDAPLDMRMNQSDELSAWHVINEWPYESLVRIFFKYGEEKFSKQIARKIEAAREVKEIHTTNELVELIKEGIPAPARRKGGHPAKRVFQAIRIAVNDELGAFQDTLHQAARMVSVDGRIAVITFHSLEDRLCKQAFKKWSSNPPLPKNIPVIPEDKLPPFKLITRKPIVAENNELEDNRRSRSAKLRVVEKVKPWSEEFKFEEGWKQT, from the coding sequence ATGTTTGAACATTATAGTGTGTTAAAAGAGGAAACAATAAAAGGGCTACATATTCAACCGAATGGTGTGTATGTTGATTGCACTTTAGGCGGAGGAGGTCATGCAGAAGAAATTGCCTCCCGACTTAATGAAGAGGGGCAGCTAATCGCTTTTGATCAAGACGAGCATGCACTCGAAGCTGCTCGCACAAGGCTTGATTCATACAAAGATCGAATCACCTTTGTACATGCGAATTTTCGTCAGCTTGAAGAAAAACTTGCGGAACTTGGCTTAGAACAAGTGGATGGGATATTGTATGACCTTGGTGTGTCAAGTCCTCAACTTGATGTGGCGGAGCGTGGGTTCAGCTATCATAATGATGCACCACTAGATATGAGAATGAATCAATCGGATGAGTTGTCAGCATGGCATGTAATCAATGAATGGCCATACGAGAGTCTTGTTCGAATTTTCTTTAAGTATGGGGAAGAAAAGTTTTCCAAACAAATTGCAAGAAAGATTGAAGCAGCTAGAGAAGTAAAGGAGATTCATACAACAAATGAGCTTGTCGAGCTGATTAAAGAGGGCATTCCTGCGCCAGCCAGAAGAAAGGGAGGACATCCTGCCAAACGAGTGTTTCAAGCCATACGAATCGCTGTCAATGACGAACTAGGTGCCTTTCAAGATACGCTCCATCAAGCAGCAAGAATGGTTAGTGTTGACGGAAGGATCGCTGTCATAACGTTTCACTCCTTAGAGGATCGCCTTTGTAAACAAGCGTTTAAAAAATGGAGTTCGAATCCCCCTTTACCTAAGAATATTCCAGTCATACCCGAGGACAAGCTGCCTCCATTTAAATTAATAACGAGAAAGCCCATTGTTGCTGAGAATAATGAGCTTGAAGACAATCGTCGCTCAAGATCAGCTAAACTGCGAGTTGTCGAGAAGGTCAAGCCATGGTCTGAAGAATTTAAATTTGAAGAAGGGTGGAAGCAAACATGA
- the rpmF gene encoding 50S ribosomal protein L32: protein MAVPKRKTSKKVKNQRRTHKKLHIPGMVECQNCGEYSKPHHVCKSCGQYNGKQVVEQ from the coding sequence ATGGCAGTACCTAAGCGTAAAACATCCAAAAAGGTTAAAAACCAACGTCGTACTCACAAAAAACTACACATACCTGGTATGGTAGAATGCCAGAACTGTGGCGAGTACTCAAAACCACACCATGTTTGCAAATCTTGTGGACAATATAACGGAAAACAAGTAGTTGAACAGTAG
- a CDS encoding YceD family protein yields MKFPLQKLNQAGDEPFVFEDDVDIRELENMNNDIRRIPPVHVQGQARRRGDDISVTFSIEGEMVLPCARTLVDVDYPFHIEAREEFNLSPYYEKEDDSEIHPISGEMLDLTPYIKENVILEVPTRVFSDDEEAHDQALTEGKGWQVVTEEPEEKKVDPRMAKLQSLLNEEENNE; encoded by the coding sequence ATGAAATTTCCTCTACAAAAACTTAATCAAGCAGGCGATGAGCCGTTTGTATTTGAAGATGATGTAGATATTCGCGAATTAGAGAATATGAATAACGACATTCGCAGGATTCCTCCTGTTCATGTACAGGGTCAAGCGAGAAGACGCGGTGATGATATTTCAGTAACATTTTCCATTGAAGGTGAAATGGTTTTGCCTTGTGCAAGAACATTAGTCGATGTGGACTATCCTTTTCATATCGAGGCAAGGGAGGAATTTAATCTTTCGCCGTATTATGAAAAGGAAGATGACAGTGAGATTCATCCAATAAGTGGAGAAATGCTTGACTTAACGCCCTATATCAAGGAAAATGTAATATTAGAGGTTCCGACTCGGGTATTTTCAGATGATGAAGAGGCACATGATCAAGCTCTTACGGAAGGTAAGGGTTGGCAGGTGGTTACAGAGGAACCGGAGGAAAAGAAAGTGGATCCTCGAATGGCTAAGCTGCAATCATTATTGAATGAAGAAGAAAATAACGAATAA
- a CDS encoding enoyl-CoA hydratase/isomerase family protein has translation MGQVILSVSDRGYAHIVLNRPEKMNAITQKVISELRDALKQARAIENLKCLVISGAGDRAFCAGGDLQEFHGELTKEEAYRMLSPMKDALYELACFPLPTFAFLNGQARGGGCEIATACDFRYGLADSSYGFVQGQLGILPGWGGGVLLYKKIAAHFAAHWLMDARMYGTEEVSRMGWLHKVVSKQQLAGEELLQPFLEKSQEQLRLFKKQYSEHLSIEGLLQQMDEEVQQCSGLWESEAHVQAVRRFTSSRKKS, from the coding sequence ATGGGACAAGTGATTCTATCAGTTAGTGACAGGGGATATGCCCATATTGTACTAAATCGCCCAGAAAAAATGAATGCGATTACACAAAAGGTGATTTCAGAACTACGCGATGCCTTAAAACAAGCACGTGCAATAGAAAATTTAAAATGCCTGGTCATAAGCGGTGCAGGGGACAGAGCATTTTGTGCCGGAGGAGATTTACAAGAATTCCACGGTGAACTAACGAAGGAAGAGGCTTACCGAATGCTTTCACCAATGAAAGATGCTCTTTACGAACTGGCGTGTTTTCCTCTACCGACATTCGCCTTTCTAAATGGGCAGGCAAGAGGTGGTGGGTGTGAGATTGCGACTGCTTGTGATTTTCGCTATGGATTGGCTGATAGCTCCTATGGGTTTGTCCAAGGGCAGCTTGGGATACTGCCTGGATGGGGCGGTGGTGTGTTGTTATATAAAAAGATCGCAGCACATTTCGCGGCTCACTGGCTAATGGATGCCCGCATGTATGGGACAGAAGAAGTGAGTCGAATGGGGTGGTTACATAAAGTGGTTAGCAAGCAACAACTGGCAGGAGAAGAACTTTTACAGCCATTTTTAGAAAAGTCTCAAGAGCAACTTCGTTTATTTAAAAAACAATATAGTGAACATCTATCTATTGAGGGGTTATTACAGCAAATGGACGAGGAAGTTCAACAATGTTCCGGATTGTGGGAGTCAGAGGCACATGTTCAGGCAGTTAGAAGGTTTACTTCGTCTAGAAAAAAGTCATAA
- the bshC gene encoding bacillithiol biosynthesis cysteine-adding enzyme BshC has product MRIDPVNLKQKNVLVDDYLNDFTKVENKFEYNPYDEETIKERATFLKQQTYNRDGLVEALTKMNDHWGAPEQTFTMIDKLKDQTTSAVVAGQQAGLLTGPLYTVHKIISVIQLAKQQEEHLGTAVVPVFWIAGEDHDFAEINHVMMKSQQRMKKIQLQSNLDQKSSVSDLPFDREAVASWLKRVFAEVKETEITRDFYQTIVKIVDTSESYSEFFARMIYQLFNEEGLIIVDAHHRDIRLLESNHFQMLIEENAAISKGVYAALQKNRQQGYPVPLDSEPGDAHLFYHHNEERILLSKNEDGSYSGKRDEVQLTEAELLQVAKEKPWQLSNNVVTRPLMQEFIFPVLAFVGGPGEISYWSVLKPAFQVVGLEMPPIYPRLSFTLVDRKAEAALSSLQLELKQVLEHGTAREKMKWLAATSNPPIERLSEQVQQEMDGIHKPLRDKAAELGPDIGALAEKNMGYINQMIEFLEQRMLQSIEEKYEREMSAFTELDVLLHPEGGLQERVWNVVPWINTYGIDVFQQLNKHQLSFQYPHYVVYV; this is encoded by the coding sequence ATGCGAATCGATCCCGTCAATTTAAAACAAAAGAATGTTTTAGTAGATGATTATTTAAATGACTTTACAAAAGTGGAAAATAAATTTGAATACAACCCTTATGATGAAGAAACAATCAAAGAACGTGCGACCTTTTTAAAGCAGCAAACCTATAATCGTGATGGCCTTGTAGAGGCGCTTACAAAAATGAACGATCATTGGGGGGCCCCTGAACAAACGTTCACAATGATAGATAAGCTTAAAGACCAAACGACATCTGCTGTCGTTGCCGGGCAGCAAGCCGGATTGCTCACAGGTCCTTTATATACGGTCCACAAAATTATCTCTGTTATCCAGTTGGCTAAGCAGCAGGAGGAACATTTGGGAACAGCTGTCGTCCCCGTATTTTGGATTGCAGGAGAAGATCATGATTTTGCTGAAATTAATCATGTTATGATGAAGAGTCAACAACGGATGAAGAAGATCCAGCTTCAATCGAATCTTGACCAGAAATCGTCTGTCTCAGATTTGCCTTTCGATCGGGAAGCGGTAGCAAGTTGGCTGAAAAGGGTTTTTGCCGAAGTAAAAGAAACAGAGATCACCCGTGACTTTTATCAAACTATAGTTAAAATAGTCGATACTTCTGAGAGTTACAGTGAATTTTTTGCGCGCATGATTTATCAACTATTTAATGAAGAGGGACTAATCATTGTTGACGCCCATCATAGAGATATTCGTTTACTTGAATCTAATCATTTTCAAATGTTGATCGAAGAGAATGCTGCCATCTCAAAAGGAGTGTATGCTGCACTGCAAAAGAATCGGCAGCAAGGCTACCCTGTTCCGCTCGACAGTGAGCCAGGTGATGCTCATTTATTTTATCATCATAATGAAGAACGTATTTTACTATCAAAAAATGAAGATGGAAGTTATAGCGGGAAGAGGGACGAAGTGCAATTGACTGAGGCAGAGCTGCTTCAAGTAGCAAAGGAGAAACCATGGCAGCTTAGTAATAATGTGGTGACTAGACCGCTCATGCAAGAATTTATTTTCCCAGTGCTTGCTTTTGTTGGTGGCCCTGGTGAGATTAGCTACTGGTCAGTACTGAAGCCAGCTTTTCAAGTGGTCGGATTAGAAATGCCTCCTATTTACCCGCGCCTTTCCTTTACTCTTGTGGATCGCAAAGCGGAGGCTGCCCTTTCTAGTCTTCAGCTTGAACTTAAACAAGTTCTTGAGCATGGGACAGCAAGGGAAAAAATGAAGTGGCTCGCTGCGACGAGCAACCCTCCCATAGAGCGGTTAAGTGAACAGGTTCAACAGGAAATGGATGGGATTCACAAACCGCTCAGGGATAAGGCAGCTGAACTTGGCCCTGACATTGGGGCTCTGGCTGAGAAAAATATGGGTTATATCAATCAGATGATTGAGTTTCTAGAACAGCGTATGCTTCAATCTATTGAAGAAAAATACGAGCGGGAAATGTCTGCATTTACAGAGCTTGATGTATTGCTGCATCCAGAAGGAGGATTGCAGGAAAGAGTATGGAATGTTGTTCCGTGGATAAACACGTATGGCATTGATGTTTTCCAGCAGTTAAATAAACATCAGCTATCATTTCAGTACCCACATTATGTCGTATACGTGTAA